In a genomic window of Methylobacter sp. YRD-M1:
- a CDS encoding GFA family protein → MKSPITGGCLCGAVRYEISAKPISSFNCHCRSCQKALGAPYLAAMLVSASALKITGNYKEYATIAASGHTVYRAFCPECGSTLFGRNSAFTELRPITAATLDDPSIFQPQRDIWVADAQPWDYMNPDLPKFDGNPWH, encoded by the coding sequence ATGAAATCCCCTATTACTGGCGGTTGTCTTTGCGGTGCTGTCAGGTATGAAATTTCAGCCAAGCCCATCAGCAGTTTTAATTGTCATTGCCGATCATGTCAAAAAGCGCTAGGCGCTCCTTATTTAGCTGCCATGCTTGTGTCAGCGTCAGCTCTTAAAATAACAGGCAACTATAAAGAATATGCAACTATTGCTGCCAGTGGCCATACTGTTTATCGAGCCTTCTGTCCCGAATGCGGGAGTACACTGTTTGGCAGAAACAGCGCTTTTACCGAATTAAGACCAATTACTGCCGCAACACTGGATGATCCGAGTATTTTTCAACCGCAACGGGATATCTGGGTAGCCGATGCTCAACCGTGGGACTACATGAACCCTGATCTACCGAAATTTGACGGCAATCCATGGCATTAA
- a CDS encoding SlyX family protein, which produces MHKDRIIELEIKVAYQEDLIQELNKIVSQQQQQISRLETTCKLLNERIKSLSNVVNAEENIDQTPPHY; this is translated from the coding sequence ATGCATAAAGATCGAATAATAGAACTAGAAATAAAAGTAGCTTATCAAGAGGACCTTATTCAAGAGTTAAATAAAATAGTTAGTCAACAGCAACAGCAAATTAGTCGACTAGAAACAACTTGCAAATTGCTTAATGAACGCATTAAGAGTCTGTCAAATGTTGTAAATGCCGAAGAGAACATAGATCAGACACCTCCTCACTATTAG
- a CDS encoding cold-shock protein, translating into MSTNTSSTSTSITGTVKWFNADKGFGFIEQEKGPDVFVHYSNINNPGFKSLNDGQKVQFNVTKGQKGLQAENVIVI; encoded by the coding sequence ATGTCTACTAATACATCATCTACTTCTACTTCTATTACTGGCACTGTTAAATGGTTTAATGCTGATAAAGGCTTCGGCTTTATTGAACAGGAAAAAGGCCCTGATGTTTTTGTCCATTACAGCAATATTAATAATCCAGGCTTTAAATCGCTCAATGATGGACAAAAAGTACAATTCAACGTTACAAAAGGACAAAAAGGCCTCCAAGCTGAAAATGTAATTGTCATTTGA
- a CDS encoding sterol desaturase family protein: protein MLRKFCSELSFPIVQSSLPEITYEQLQLLVILIAFIAMLILEGLYANVEKPLKTFRQSYLTNIVMFIFNSVVISLLSVCSLLTLADHYSTGGLLSQISNPIIKIVASFMLLDLTLYFWHKANHTFDFLWMFHKVHHSDPFFNASTAFRLHFVELLLTTGIKALYIIALGVDKAVVIISEAVITVFVIFHHMDVSVPGEKWLGRIIIVPYLHKAHHSVRREEHDRNYGAVFSIWDRLFNTLIEVKPSEIGLKHVKARNFIELLFFGFKRAYP, encoded by the coding sequence ATGCTGCGAAAATTTTGTTCAGAACTTTCATTTCCTATTGTTCAATCATCCTTGCCTGAAATTACCTACGAGCAACTTCAGTTGCTTGTGATCTTGATAGCTTTTATCGCTATGTTGATATTAGAAGGCCTCTATGCCAACGTTGAGAAGCCGTTAAAAACTTTCCGGCAAAGCTATTTAACCAACATCGTTATGTTTATTTTTAATAGCGTAGTGATATCGCTATTGTCGGTTTGTTCTTTATTGACTCTTGCTGATCACTATTCTACAGGGGGATTGCTGAGTCAGATTTCAAATCCCATTATTAAGATAGTGGCGTCATTCATGCTTCTCGATTTGACTTTGTATTTCTGGCATAAGGCTAATCATACATTTGACTTTCTGTGGATGTTTCACAAAGTGCATCATAGTGATCCCTTCTTTAATGCTTCAACAGCATTTCGCTTACATTTTGTTGAACTGTTGCTGACTACCGGCATAAAAGCACTTTATATAATTGCATTAGGCGTGGATAAGGCTGTAGTGATCATCAGTGAAGCTGTTATTACTGTATTTGTCATATTTCATCATATGGATGTTTCAGTTCCAGGCGAAAAATGGCTGGGCCGGATTATCATTGTTCCTTATTTACATAAGGCTCATCATTCAGTTCGGCGAGAAGAGCATGATCGCAACTATGGCGCCGTATTTTCAATATGGGATCGCTTATTCAATACTCTCATCGAGGTAAAACCTTCGGAAATTGGTCTTAAACATGTGAAAGCCCGAAATTTTATCGAATTGTTGTTTTTCGGGTTTAAACGGGCTTATCCATAA
- a CDS encoding DUF6164 family protein, which yields MSTLLFRLTNVPEDEADEIRALLQSNGIDYYETSAGNWGISMPALWLIKDEDLFKARQLLDEYQHQRLITEREKYLQLKKSGANISFISSIKERPLRFIVYLGAILLILYASFKMVFEFGLKF from the coding sequence ATGTCTACTTTACTATTTCGACTTACAAATGTTCCCGAAGACGAAGCCGATGAAATTCGTGCATTGTTACAATCTAATGGGATTGACTATTACGAGACATCTGCTGGAAACTGGGGCATATCCATGCCTGCGCTCTGGCTGATAAAAGATGAAGATCTTTTCAAAGCCCGGCAATTGCTTGATGAATACCAGCATCAAAGGCTAATCACTGAGCGTGAAAAATATCTGCAACTAAAAAAATCGGGAGCAAATATCTCATTTATCAGTAGCATCAAAGAAAGGCCATTGCGATTTATCGTTTATTTAGGAGCTATCCTGCTTATTCTATATGCCTCCTTTAAGATGGTGTTTGAATTTGGCTTGAAATTCTAG
- a CDS encoding DUF2956 family protein produces MSKQNCQKPSLKIQNEAVQKTRRERLSSQIKLIVQGIRKGIDLHKKRQKGSTSGLNGKLKKASSQHVGLAEPGGQQMPEPLICQPRWLAYFLLVLKLSWWLIILAWIGIGFYLLI; encoded by the coding sequence ATGAGCAAGCAGAATTGTCAAAAGCCATCGCTAAAGATTCAGAATGAAGCAGTACAAAAAACCAGGAGGGAGCGGCTGTCCAGTCAAATCAAACTGATTGTCCAAGGTATTCGAAAAGGAATTGATCTACATAAAAAGCGACAGAAAGGTAGCACTAGCGGCTTAAATGGAAAACTTAAAAAAGCTTCTAGTCAACATGTAGGGCTGGCGGAGCCAGGTGGTCAGCAAATGCCGGAACCGCTTATTTGTCAGCCGCGCTGGCTGGCATATTTTTTATTGGTATTGAAGTTGTCTTGGTGGTTGATAATCTTGGCATGGATAGGTATAGGTTTTTATTTATTGATTTGA
- a CDS encoding DUF3301 domain-containing protein has translation MIIDIVLISLLIIAYLYWSSSQQIKSIALKATRRHCLDMDVQMLDDYIALNGLKLKRDKTGQMHLCRSFQFEFSSTGNERYNGQIVMLGYRIESIQMEPYRLPY, from the coding sequence ATGATAATTGATATTGTTTTAATCAGCTTATTAATCATTGCTTATCTGTACTGGTCTAGCTCTCAGCAGATAAAGTCAATAGCGCTTAAAGCGACCAGGCGGCATTGTTTGGATATGGATGTTCAAATGTTGGATGACTATATTGCTTTAAATGGTCTCAAGTTAAAAAGAGATAAAACAGGGCAAATGCATTTATGTCGATCATTCCAGTTTGAATTTTCTTCAACCGGAAATGAGCGATATAACGGACAAATTGTAATGTTGGGATATCGGATTGAATCAATTCAAATGGAACCATATCGATTACCTTATTAA
- a CDS encoding HEAT repeat domain-containing protein, producing the protein MANYETVIISGRSYSEEDILKESDEYIKLECIDLCFALSILVNDESALVRAAVARKKVGHEILVNDDNWRVRATVAKYCDDKALLDALVKDENDYVRFVLVKRGHALEKFVNDQDEEIASIAKYGLQNLQTV; encoded by the coding sequence ATGGCAAACTACGAAACAGTGATAATTTCAGGTAGAAGTTACAGCGAAGAAGATATATTGAAAGAGTCTGATGAATATATCAAATTAGAATGTATCGATTTATGTTTTGCTTTAAGTATATTGGTCAATGATGAATCTGCGCTAGTAAGGGCGGCGGTAGCTCGCAAAAAAGTGGGACATGAAATACTCGTCAATGATGATAATTGGCGTGTTCGTGCGACAGTGGCAAAATACTGCGATGATAAAGCGCTGTTGGATGCTTTAGTTAAAGACGAAAATGATTATGTTCGTTTTGTTCTTGTGAAGCGAGGTCATGCGTTAGAAAAATTTGTTAATGACCAGGATGAGGAAATTGCTTCCATAGCGAAGTATGGCTTGCAAAATTTGCAAACAGTATAG